One window of the Fibrobacter sp. UWR4 genome contains the following:
- a CDS encoding GDP-L-fucose synthase yields MNTLDKNSKIYVAGHHGLVGSAIWNNLKARGYNNLVGRTHKELDLTDQYAVKKFFDEEQPDAVVLAAAFVGGIMANSLYRADFMMMNMKIQCNVFSEAYAHNVKKFLFLGSTCIYPKNAPQPMKEDALLTSELEYTNEEYAIAKIAGLKMCESYNLQYGTNYIAVMPTNLYGPNDNFHLENSHVMPAMMRKVYLAKLIHDNDWASIKVDMDKRPVEGINGDASQEEILKVLAKYGIENNKVTLWGTGKPLREFLWSEDMADASVHVLLNVNFSDIIGIEKYSSVHYGASVDGAVDRNHSAGRGGAIPKLGEIRNCHINVGTGKELTIRELSELVVKAVGFEGEVYFDSSKPDGTMRKLINVDKLHSLGWTHKVEIDQGVQKLFDWYKESLSR; encoded by the coding sequence AATACTTTAGACAAGAACAGCAAGATTTATGTGGCAGGGCACCACGGTTTGGTGGGCTCTGCAATTTGGAACAATCTTAAGGCTCGCGGCTACAACAACCTGGTTGGCCGCACACACAAGGAACTGGACCTTACCGACCAGTACGCCGTAAAGAAGTTCTTTGACGAAGAACAGCCTGACGCAGTGGTGCTTGCCGCAGCATTCGTGGGTGGAATCATGGCAAACTCCTTGTACCGTGCCGACTTCATGATGATGAACATGAAGATCCAGTGCAACGTGTTCAGCGAAGCCTACGCCCACAACGTAAAGAAGTTCCTGTTCCTAGGTTCCACCTGTATTTACCCCAAGAACGCACCCCAGCCTATGAAGGAAGATGCCCTCTTGACCAGCGAGTTGGAGTACACCAACGAAGAGTACGCCATTGCAAAGATTGCCGGCCTCAAGATGTGCGAAAGCTATAACCTGCAGTACGGCACCAACTACATCGCTGTGATGCCCACCAACCTCTACGGTCCCAACGACAACTTCCACCTGGAAAACAGCCACGTAATGCCCGCCATGATGCGCAAGGTGTACCTGGCAAAGCTCATTCACGATAACGACTGGGCTAGCATCAAGGTAGATATGGACAAGCGCCCGGTAGAAGGCATCAACGGCGACGCCTCCCAGGAAGAAATCCTCAAGGTTTTGGCCAAGTACGGCATCGAGAACAACAAGGTGACCCTTTGGGGCACCGGCAAGCCCCTCCGCGAATTCCTGTGGAGCGAAGACATGGCCGACGCATCCGTGCATGTTCTCTTGAATGTGAACTTCAGCGACATCATCGGCATTGAAAAATACTCCAGCGTACATTACGGCGCAAGCGTGGATGGTGCGGTAGACCGTAACCACAGCGCAGGCCGCGGCGGCGCCATCCCCAAGCTGGGCGAAATCCGCAACTGCCACATTAACGTGGGCACCGGCAAGGAACTGACCATCCGCGAACTGAGCGAATTGGTGGTCAAGGCCGTAGGCTTTGAAGGCGAAGTGTATTTCGACTCCAGCAAGCCTGATGGCACCATGCGCAAGCTTATTAACGTGGACAAACTCCATAGCCTGGGCTGGACCCACAAAGTTGAAATTGACCAGGGCGTTCAGAAGCTCTTCGACTGGTACAAGGAAAGTTTAT